Proteins from a genomic interval of Candidatus Zixiibacteriota bacterium:
- a CDS encoding thrombospondin type 3 repeat-containing protein produces MLRKLLLWSFVPLILLAVGITAGLTEKQKATLLPEGLQSPPLQGIMAACALQKHNGTPSYYFGGYVNGVATVTYFNPITCGSLPTYPFEIQSLSFTLYDYGGCQWPVTVDIVVYDMANPQDSCAGPGAEKCRFTITCDKTTWNYPNAGTAVFPTVCCVNGPFYIGVQYNDPGPAAPPSLLYDGNPTPVVCDNWMYWTDGIWYEWYNRFTPPVPGYPMFTVQGETNSLNCQHGPDTCDYYKASFIDYAPFGMPDFDQKQDGWFVGMPPGQQWTHCGPVALANCLWWFDSKFEPNPVPPPAINDHYPLVQNYTGNPVDDHDQTNVIPFVTGLGVTCLTNTTAPGTFIFDLANGAQQWINNAGLTNSYTVRLRPLDPTFPFDSIRAEVLRSQDVILLLGFWQEVAPGYCERIGGHYVTVAGTCRDPLTTALCISDPFYDRNEGEPPAGSAHPSNVHNDAQFISGPHGTIYHDKYYVIPSQCQPSGPIPFLMELAGYPINPAEAMSFYGLNKYDLQMPNVPPTGAPIHTILEYALIICPVVDTDHDGIPDPNDNCPTIYNPGQEDVDQDGKGDVCDNCPNNYNPGQEDVDADGVGDVCDNCPNIYNPGQEDVDADGIGDICDNCINKYNPGQADADADGLGDVCDNCPQVANPGQVDVDRDGRGDVCDNCPNIYNPGQEDADQDNLGNVCDPDYPVYYKPGYPDYVPFGMPDIDQKQMPWFNGLQWTHCGPVAVANCLFWFDSKYQYLINPASPPPPAISDDFRLITAGALMVDDHDAVNVPPVVNNLAALMGTGSLGTDINAMHAGINSYLASLGLDDTLIASKYAKPTWEFIRSEVKRSQDVIMLLGFWQPDPGVPGGWSRVGGHYVTVAGVDTSLLNPPSVYISDPFFDLLEGDPPMPMHPAQVHNDLALVSGPHGTYYHDGYQLTLQSPSPGGVIGLPAYPIASNQTYPAQFSRLNCPTEFQSLSRTWLGGPIFTEVEYIITVCPFVCDCKPGDANGSGIINIQDITHIINFLYKGGPAPTPYRICSGDPNGSCIVNIQDITYLINFLYKGGPNPVTCNQWVINCGLPLREPR; encoded by the coding sequence ATGTTGAGAAAGCTACTTTTGTGGTCTTTTGTGCCTCTCATTCTTCTGGCTGTGGGGATTACAGCCGGATTGACTGAGAAACAGAAAGCCACGCTGCTTCCGGAGGGGCTGCAAAGCCCGCCTTTGCAGGGAATAATGGCCGCCTGCGCCCTGCAGAAGCATAACGGAACGCCGTCGTATTACTTTGGCGGATATGTCAACGGGGTGGCGACAGTGACCTATTTCAATCCGATCACCTGCGGATCGCTGCCCACTTATCCCTTTGAAATCCAATCGCTGTCGTTTACACTCTATGACTACGGTGGTTGCCAATGGCCGGTCACTGTTGACATTGTCGTTTACGATATGGCCAACCCACAGGATAGCTGCGCAGGGCCTGGCGCTGAAAAGTGCCGCTTCACAATCACCTGCGACAAGACCACCTGGAATTATCCAAATGCGGGGACGGCTGTTTTCCCCACCGTATGCTGTGTCAATGGCCCCTTCTATATTGGCGTCCAGTATAATGACCCCGGACCGGCGGCACCTCCATCACTCCTTTATGACGGCAACCCCACTCCGGTAGTATGTGATAACTGGATGTATTGGACTGATGGGATCTGGTATGAATGGTACAATCGCTTTACCCCTCCTGTGCCCGGCTATCCAATGTTTACGGTGCAGGGTGAAACCAATTCGCTCAACTGCCAGCATGGACCCGATACCTGTGATTACTATAAGGCTTCTTTTATCGATTATGCTCCATTTGGGATGCCTGATTTTGACCAGAAACAGGATGGGTGGTTTGTCGGTATGCCTCCGGGACAGCAGTGGACACACTGCGGGCCGGTGGCGCTGGCCAATTGCCTCTGGTGGTTTGATTCCAAATTCGAACCTAATCCGGTTCCGCCTCCGGCAATTAATGATCACTACCCGTTGGTGCAGAATTATACCGGAAATCCGGTCGATGATCATGACCAGACTAATGTCATTCCCTTCGTCACCGGTCTGGGCGTTACTTGTCTGACTAATACTACTGCTCCCGGCACATTTATCTTCGATCTGGCAAACGGCGCCCAGCAGTGGATCAATAATGCCGGCCTGACCAATTCGTATACCGTTCGCCTGCGGCCGCTTGATCCCACTTTCCCGTTTGATTCTATCAGGGCAGAGGTCTTGAGAAGTCAAGATGTCATCCTTCTCCTCGGTTTCTGGCAGGAGGTTGCCCCGGGATATTGCGAGAGAATCGGCGGTCATTATGTGACCGTCGCCGGTACTTGCCGGGATCCGCTGACTACGGCACTGTGCATCTCCGACCCCTTTTATGATCGCAACGAAGGCGAACCGCCGGCCGGTTCGGCACATCCTTCTAATGTGCACAATGACGCCCAGTTTATTTCCGGGCCTCACGGCACAATTTATCACGACAAATATTATGTCATCCCGAGCCAGTGCCAGCCGTCGGGACCGATTCCATTCCTTATGGAATTGGCCGGCTATCCGATTAATCCTGCGGAAGCGATGTCTTTCTACGGATTAAATAAATATGATCTTCAAATGCCGAATGTTCCGCCCACCGGCGCTCCTATCCATACGATATTGGAGTATGCCCTTATTATCTGCCCGGTTGTGGACACGGATCATGATGGTATTCCCGATCCTAATGACAATTGCCCGACGATTTATAACCCGGGTCAAGAGGATGTCGATCAGGACGGTAAGGGTGATGTTTGCGATAACTGCCCCAATAATTACAATCCGGGCCAGGAAGATGTTGATGCCGACGGAGTTGGCGATGTTTGCGACAACTGCCCCAATATCTATAATCCGGGTCAGGAGGATGTCGACGCCGATGGAATCGGCGATATTTGCGACAATTGCATCAATAAGTACAATCCTGGCCAGGCGGATGCCGACGCCGATGGACTCGGCGATGTCTGCGACAATTGCCCGCAGGTTGCCAATCCCGGACAGGTGGATGTCGATCGCGACGGCCGGGGCGATGTTTGCGACAACTGCCCCAATATCTATAATCCGGGACAGGAGGATGCCGACCAGGACAATCTAGGCAATGTCTGCGATCCCGATTATCCCGTCTACTACAAGCCCGGTTATCCCGATTATGTCCCGTTTGGCATGCCGGATATTGACCAAAAGCAGATGCCATGGTTCAATGGCCTGCAGTGGACGCATTGCGGACCGGTGGCCGTGGCCAACTGCTTGTTCTGGTTTGATTCCAAGTATCAGTATCTCATCAATCCGGCCTCGCCGCCGCCGCCGGCCATCAGCGATGATTTCCGCCTGATAACCGCCGGGGCGCTTATGGTGGACGACCATGATGCTGTGAATGTTCCGCCTGTCGTTAATAATCTGGCGGCATTGATGGGCACGGGGTCGTTAGGTACAGATATCAATGCGATGCATGCCGGCATAAACAGCTATCTGGCCTCGCTGGGTCTGGATGACACCCTGATCGCTTCAAAGTATGCGAAGCCAACCTGGGAGTTCATTAGAAGTGAGGTTAAGAGAAGCCAGGATGTTATCATGCTGCTCGGGTTCTGGCAGCCGGATCCTGGCGTTCCGGGCGGCTGGTCTCGAGTCGGCGGTCATTATGTTACTGTAGCCGGTGTCGATACCAGTCTGCTAAACCCGCCGTCGGTCTATATCTCCGATCCGTTCTTTGACCTGCTTGAAGGTGATCCGCCGATGCCAATGCATCCGGCCCAGGTGCATAATGATCTGGCCCTGGTCAGCGGGCCACATGGAACTTATTATCATGATGGTTATCAGCTGACTCTCCAGTCACCAAGCCCCGGCGGAGTTATCGGGCTACCCGCGTATCCGATCGCCTCCAATCAGACTTATCCGGCGCAATTCTCGCGTCTCAATTGCCCGACGGAATTCCAGAGTCTCTCAAGGACGTGGCTCGGCGGCCCGATTTTCACCGAAGTGGAGTACATTATAACCGTTTGCCCGTTCGTCTGCGACTGCAAGCCGGGCGATGCCAACGGCAGTGGTATTATCAACATTCAGGATATTACCCACATTATCAACTTCCTCTATAAGGGCGGCCCGGCACCAACGCCTTATAGAATCTGCTCCGGTGATCCCAACGGCAGCTGCATTGTCAATATTCAGGACATAACCTATCTGATTAACTTCCTGTATAAAGGTGGCCCCAATCCAGTCACCTGCAATCAGTGGGTTATCAATTGCGGTCTGCCGCTCAGAGAGCCAAGATAG
- a CDS encoding carbohydrate kinase family protein, whose product MKVGIIGTINRDSIRLADGTIKEGWGGILYNIVALSDLIGDKAEIYPVCNIGRNHYASILQILGQLEGVHTDYIRKILEKNNHCHLTYLPDGEKTEILTGGVRRLTYTDLHPLLDCDFVLVNYISGRDLYLSSLQKLRRCFKGKIYIDLHSLTLGKRKDGSRFLRKPPGWEKVVQVADFFQMNRLELSILAGIDVGTISDRNSLLSAFETLMTGLGRNADYLSGRAYIITAGKQGCYVVRAKRATLSMEQVVAERRAGQGDTTGCGDCFSAGFIAGLLQNMDLRSCAKLANRAALNRLMERPIYRLLSLG is encoded by the coding sequence ATGAAAGTCGGTATTATCGGTACTATAAACCGCGATTCGATCCGTCTGGCTGACGGCACCATAAAGGAAGGTTGGGGCGGAATTCTATACAATATCGTTGCTCTTTCCGATTTAATCGGTGATAAAGCCGAAATCTATCCGGTTTGCAATATCGGCCGAAACCATTATGCTTCGATCTTACAGATTCTGGGTCAACTGGAGGGAGTGCATACTGACTATATCCGGAAAATTCTGGAGAAAAACAACCATTGCCATCTGACCTATCTTCCCGATGGTGAGAAAACCGAAATTCTCACCGGCGGAGTCAGAAGATTGACTTACACTGATCTCCATCCTCTGCTTGATTGTGATTTTGTTCTGGTCAATTACATCTCCGGCCGGGACCTCTATCTGTCATCGCTGCAGAAGCTGCGCCGCTGTTTCAAGGGGAAAATATATATTGACCTTCATTCCCTGACATTGGGAAAACGGAAAGACGGCTCCCGGTTCCTGCGAAAACCGCCGGGGTGGGAAAAAGTCGTACAGGTGGCGGACTTCTTCCAGATGAATAGACTGGAATTGTCAATATTGGCCGGGATAGATGTGGGAACGATATCGGATAGGAATAGTCTCCTATCGGCCTTTGAGACCCTGATGACCGGGCTCGGTCGAAACGCCGATTATCTTTCGGGGAGAGCTTATATTATCACTGCCGGCAAACAGGGATGTTACGTCGTTCGAGCAAAGAGAGCAACTCTATCCATGGAGCAAGTTGTCGCGGAACGGAGGGCTGGCCAGGGCGATACCACCGGCTGCGGCGACTGTTTCAGCGCCGGTTTCATTGCCGGGCTATTGCAGAACATGGACTTACGTTCCTGTGCAAAACTGGCCAACCGGGCCGCCCTGAATCGACTGATGGAGCGGCCGATTTACAGACTTCTATCTCTTGGCTGA